The following proteins are encoded in a genomic region of Glycine max cultivar Williams 82 chromosome 18, Glycine_max_v4.0, whole genome shotgun sequence:
- the LOC106796830 gene encoding importin subunit alpha-4: MSLQPGSSSASEKRKRSYHSRTDPYKDTLLSKRRESFAVYSKEELLEDIPVMKQRLWSESAAEQFEGTIHFRKLLANGHPPIDEVIKADVVPRIVEFLESDGLHQLQFEALWVLTNIASGTSQHKRAVVDHGAVPKLVKLLSPTNNYDDVREQAVWVLGNIAFDSPCYSDLILNEHALLPLLSLLNPPSPILSMLRITTWTLSNLVRGKPPVTLEQVKTLMPVLKTLIHNSDEEVVSDACWALFYISDVSSDTTKTIVEAEFCVKLVDLLTNSSLTVIVPVLRTLGNIVAGDDAQTQLTIDKGLITGLSKLLLISRDKEQIYKETCWTISNITAGNGAQIQAIIDAHIIPVLVAIVIYRKDCEIDLKKEVAWAISNATRGSHDQIRYLVDQRCIQALCDLLAYPNSEIVSNCLEGLENILVVGEVDKDIDRGNSFAERVDKCDGWGMIENLKSHDKKEIKERAARIFKTFWAEDDLVEDTDLQDDLGRG, encoded by the exons atgtcTCTGCAACCTGGTTCTAGTTCTGCTTCagagaagaggaagagaagCTATCATAGTAGAACTGACCCCTACAAAGACACCCTCCTCAGTAAACGAagagaatcttttgctgtctaTTCCAAAGAAGAG CTATTGGAAGATATTCCTGTGATGAAGCAACGACTATGGTCTGAGTCCGCTGCCGAACAATTCGAGGGAACTATTCACTTCAGAAAACTGTTAGCAAATG GGCACCCTCCAATTGATGAGGTGATTAAAGCAGACGTTGTCCCTCGCATTGTGGAGTTCTTGGAAAGCGATGGTTTACACCAGTTGCAG TTTGAGGCTTTATGGGTGTTAACCAATATTGCTAGTGGAACATCCCAACACAAAAGAGCTGTTGTTGACCACGGAGCTGTTCCCAAGTTGGTGAAACTTCTGAGCCCTACCAACAACTATGACGATGTCAGAGAGCAG GCAGTATGGGTTTTAGGGAACATTGCTTTTGATTCCCCATGCTATAGTGATCTTATTCTTAACGAACATGCTCTTCTACCATTATTATCTCTGTTGAACCCACCATCTCCAATATTGTCTATGTTGAGGATTACTACATGGACTTTATCCAACTTGGTCCGTGGAAAGCCTCCGGTAACTTTGGAACAG GTAAAGACTTTGATGCCTGTCCTTAAGACACTCATCCACAACAGCGACGAAGAAGTTGTATCAGATGCATGCTGGGCTCTCTTTTACATTTCAGATGTCTCAAGTGACACAACAAAGACTATTGTTGAAGCAGAATTTTGCGTAAAACTTGTGGATCTTCTGAC GAATTCATCACTTACAGTTATTGTACCTGTACTTCGGACTCTGGGAAACATTGTTGCTGGTGATGATGCTCAGACTCAG CTTACAATTGATAAAGGATTGATCACGGGTCTTTCGAaacttcttcttatttctcggGACAAAGAACAGATCTACAAAGAAACTTGTTGGACAATCTCAAATATCACAGCTGGGAATGGAGCTCAAATACAG GCTATCATCGATGCCCATATTATTCCTGTTCTTGTTGCTATTGTAATTTATCGTAAAGACTGTGAGATTGACCTAAAGAAGGAGGTGGCCTGGGCCATCTCCAATGCCACTAGAGGATCTCATGACCAAATCAG GTACCTGGTGGATCAACGTTGCATTCAGGCACTATGTGATCTCTTGGCTTATCCAAACTCAGAGATTGTGTCAAACTGTCTCGAGGGGCTAGAGAACATTTTGGTGGTTGGAGAAGTTGACAAGGATATTGATAGAGGCAATAGCTTTGCTGAAAGGGTTGATAAGTGTGATGGATGGGGTATGATTGAAAATTTGAAGAGCCATGACAAGAAGGAGATTAAAGAGAGAGCTGCGAGGATTTTCAAGACATTTTGGGCAGAGGATGATTTGGTGGAAGATACGGATCTTCAGGATGATTTGGGCAGAGGATGA